The genomic window GCAAAAGCGTCGAAGACCAGCGATGTTTCGCCCGACTTCCATTGCGGCATGTAGTGCCGCGTATGGCTATGGCTCGCAGCTGGCAGAGAGTATTCAGGAAGAGACTGCGAAAGCGCTTCGATCAGGCCGCGCAGCGTAGACTCCTCATGTCTGCCGAGAGGCTTGACCTTATGGTGCCAGGTAGCAATGAGGGCGCGCAGCACACGCCAGGGCTCCGGAGGCCAGACGATTGCCCCTTCGTTGACGTGCCGGTCCCAAGGCGTCGCATGGTAGCGTCCAGCGGGAAAGGTGAATGCGATCGCCAGCATGGTCTATTCCCTTTGGTCGTCGCCGCTGGCGTTAGCCGTACCAGATGTGGAGTTGCTAGTATCTTTGTTGGATTTGCCAGCGCTGCTGTAAATTACCGTTGTGACTTCAAAGCCTGCGTCAGCCTTGGCCTTTTCAATCAGACCAGGAAGTGCGCTTTTGAGCGCATCCCAGGAGGGAAGTTCAAAGCCCGTCGGGCGTTTCACCTCGATCGACTTGCATTCGAGATCGCATGCCGTCCGCAAACGCAGTCCCTCTTCGAGAAAACCTCGAATCTTAAAGAGCGCCAGTCCCACAAGCAGCTCATATACAGGTTGAGAAAATCCATAGCCGCGTAGTTGGGCCAGATCAAGATTGAAGAACGCACCGATATCGGATGAGACAAATTCGTCGCGGGCAAACGGGACGTTTCCAAATCCCTTTGAAGTATCGCCCGAGGGGTTTACTCCATCATTCTTTACGCCACCGCTGGCGGCCGTATTGACTTTACTCGCTTCGATAAAACCTGAGAGAGCACGAGGAAGACGCAGACGACCACCGGCAAGCTCTTTCTTCGCCAGGAAAACGCCATGCAGTAAAGCATTGATGTCGAGCTTTAACAGAATGGACGCTAGCTTGCGCAGGTCAACCAAACCCTCTTCCATATTGGCCAATTCGCTCTTCAGGCGGTTGAAGACAGTCTTGTCTCTCCCTTCAAGAATGTAGGGCGAATTGATGCGATGGGCTTCCAGCACCGAGTTGGTGAGTGGCTTGCCATCCTTATCTTTGACCTTAATGACAGACAGGCCTTGCAACGGTTGGACCCAGTCATCAGCGACCTTGTCCCAACAAACTTCCTCCATGCGGTTGGCCATACTTTGCGCAGACTCAACCAACAACATCGCTGTTCCATCTGGTCCTTCGTATTGTGCTGCGCCGATTTCCGGGAAGCCCGTTGGTTGGAAGCGTGTCCCCTGCAGCGGTTGCAGCTTTGCCTCCAGCAGCAGACGAGGAGCGTTGTTCAACGTGGAAAGATCAAGGCTCATGGCAGTTTCCTTTCAAAGTTCGACAATGTTATGCCGCCGGATTTCCAGCCGCATCATGGATCTTCTTCAGCACGCTCCCCGCAAGCTTGCCATACGCGCCGTAACGCAACGGAATGAGCAGCGCAGCAGCTACGCGTTGCGCAGAGATGCCATCGAGTGCAGGCAAAGCGTCCTGCGTAAAAACCGGCTCCATGCCAGCAATGCGGAGTCGCCGCCATGCTGCAAGCACCATGCGATCGGGCTTATGTTCGGAGGCAAGTTGCGTAAGAACCCCCGGGGGCACAGGAAGGTGCACATCTGGTTGAAGCACTCCCAGACTGCGCAAAATCGAGTTGGGCGTAAAGCATAGCTTCAGCAGAGCAAAGGCCGCGGGAACCGTTCCGTTCGATCTGCGGTCGTCGTCTTCCGGTACCTTGCACAGGCTCAGGCCCGGCAGGAGTGCAGCAATCTTCCGGTCCATGCTGTCGTCTTCAAGAAAGGCTGCAACGTCCTCAAGCGTAGCGCCAGAGGCACTTTGCAGCGGTTTATCATTCATCTCAAGTTTTTCAGCCAGCCAGAGTCTGCGCTCAAGCAGATGGCGCAGCTGATTCGGGAGGCTTCCAGCCATGCCCATGCAAAGCCGCACTCCATCGTAAAGGTCTTTTCCACGCTTCCGGTCACCCTCGGTATCTTCTTTCCACCGCGGCGAGCAGGGATGCACGGGAAAAATCTGGGCCATGATTGGCAGTCGGATCTCCTGGGTTCCTCGCAAACCGGCCAATGCACAAGCAATGCGGAAGGCCGGCGTATGGTCATTGGCTTGTTGTATCCACCGCTTAGAAAGTAGCGGGATTGGATTGACATTTTCTCTTGCCTTGCTGCTGCTGGCCAGCGCAGATTGAATTTCTCCAAGCAATGTCAGGATGGCCTGGGTTTCTGCAGGAGTAGATTCTTTGCCGGAGAACTTGAAAAAAATGTCCTCCAGATCATGGCACAAGGTATGAAAGCGCTTTGCGATCTCATCGCTTTGTGCGAACTTACGAAATTCTTCCAGCCAGTGATTCTGGTCGAGTTCATCGAGCAGGTTCGTACGAGGCTTATCAGTCACTTCGACGCGCGTAAGAGGAGTAGCAAGATGCGCGTCACCATTTCGCTTTAGAAACGCATAGCGTTGAAAGCTACGGATACCCCGATAACCACCTAAATGGTGGATGGCGCGGATGAAATCAAGCGCGTTCCGCGCCGGCTTCCTGCCAAGTACTACACGACCTTCAGAAAGCAGAGCACGGACCTCTGGATAACTCGCATATTGGCTCCATAATGGCATCCAAAGTTCGCCGCGCGCATTGGCTTTATCGCCTTCACCCAGGCCGCCGAATCCCGCTCCAACGGCCGTCACAGTAAATGGGTAACTCAGAGCGCCATAGGGATCATCCTCATGGCGGCGAACAGCGGCAGCAGCGAAGAGTAAAGCGCCTTCAATCATGAGTACAAAGTCCCATGGATTGATGACAGCCTCGGCCTTGAAACCAGTCGTGGCATTGGGGCCACCGGCCTGTCCAGGTGAAAACTGGCCGATCTTGCTGTTGATCAGACCTGCGGCGGGCTCTCCAAACAGTGACATCCGAAGCCAGTTACGCGACTCCGCCTCAGCGCTCTTACCGTCCAAACAAAGTACATCCACAAGGCGCTGCATAAAGTTATTGGTAAAGTCCAGCCGGCCGTCATTGCCCCCTGTACCGAGCAGAGGGGGATATTGCGGCGTGTCGCCTGTGAGAAAAACCGCCGCATCCAACCAATCGATGGCCTCGTCGGGGAGAAGCCCACGCATCTGGACAAGAAGAAAAACCTTTTCTTCACCCTTGGGACTGGCGCTTCGGTCCATGCCTGTAAGGGCTTCTTCGACCATACCCAAGCAGTTGCGATAAGTGTCAAGCCTGGCGTCATCGCTTTTAAGAATTATGTTGAGCGCATATTTATTATCTTTTTCATAGAACCCACTGCCGCCATTCCACGGTGCCATGACCGGCGTTGGCTGATATTCGTGCAGAAAGAACTGCTCCATCTGCTCACACGTCAGCGGTGTTCGCAGCCAAAGGGATTCGTTTCTCCAAGCTGCCTTGGTTTCTGGATATTTTCCGGAGAGCAATCGCAAGACTCCAAGCGCTTTAAGATAGCTGGCCAACGGCGTTGGCGAACACCCACCAAGAACTATCTCGTTCATGCGCCCTCCTGCGACACGGCATTTTCTTCTTCATCAGAGGCCCGCCAGTCCGCCAGACGCACCAGCGTTTCCAGCCATGCAAGCTTGAAAGGGCCATGGTCATCAAGTAGACCCAGCGTGCGCGCCGTCCATGACGGGCCCTGTTCACCTTCGCCCAACTCCATCAAAGCAAGCCTGAGCGCAATTTGATTACTGTGCTCGCCATGAAAATCCAGGGCCTGAAGCTCATCGCCCTCCCAGATGCCGCGCGCGAAGCGTCTGCCATCGGGCGCCGGATCTTCCGTTGGCATGGCGCGCAGACTCATGCGTACTTTGCCGTGGTGCGCCGCTATGAGATAGGCGATGAGGTCGGCGTCCTGCTCGCCATCATGCTGCGCCAGCCACGCAAGCGCGGAGGCCAATTCGTGACGGAAGACCTTTCGATTGCGTTCATCCTCGAGGCGCCAGTTATACCTCGGTGACTTTGCGAGTGGAAGATCGTCATCGGCCAGACCACAGCGCGTCTTATATACGATATGGGCCTTGCCCACATCATGCCAGAGTGCCGCACGGCGCAATGCATCCGCATGTGTGGTCTCATCAAGCGCATTGCATAGTTGCATGATGTGATCGGCTGCATGACCGAGATGATCGACCAACGCGACTGGGTGCTTTTGCCTGGAGAGATCATCTTCACTGTAAGCATCAAGCTCGGCGTCCGCAGTATTGACCGGCGGCACAGGATCTTTAGAATTTGCATCAAACCCTATTTCCTCGATGTAACCCCCGTCGGAGGCTCTCAACAACAGCACCATGCCGGAACGCGGCCAACGGTCAAGCTTGACCCATCGGTCATCCAGCGGATCCCAATACCAAGCACCCCGTTTTTGCAGGTCCTTGGCCTGTCCCATGGAAATGGGACACAGCTCATCGCGGGCGGGGCCGCCCTGCGGCTTTGGCTCATTGGGATTGTCTTCAAAATCACGCCAGAAGACCTGTACTCCCGGCGGGTCACTGTCCCGGATGTAATCCGACACATCCACATCGAAGCCGGAAAGATCGGGGTCGGTATTGAAGAGGTCGAGAAAGTCTTTTTGGCGCAGCGTGGCCGTCAGTGGCCTGTCCTCATCGCTCTCCCTCAGATCGCTTGGGCTCGCGCTGGTCAATTTCTCCATGTATTGGCGCGCTGTGACCAGCTGACCGCTGTCATAGGGCCTTGACGCTTCCTCGTCGTCCTCTATGTCGATCCAGAAAATTTTTGCTCCTTCGGGGTTATGCTCGCCGTAGCGATTGCAGCGTCCGAACCGCTGCACGAGCGAAGACCATGGAGCAAGTTCAGTAATCAGCACCTTTGACGTAATATCCACTCCAGCTTCGATGGCCTGAGTTGCAACGATAATGCGGTTCCTTTCGGAGTTGGAATCGCTCAGGCGCTTGTTCTGCTTCCTGCGGTCCGCTGCGCGAAAGCGCGCATGGACAAGAAGGTCCTCTTGCTCTGGCCGCGCCTTGCGCAGCAGGCAGAACAAGCGTTGCGCGCGATCGACCCGGTTCAGAATGACGAGGGTCTGACTGTCTTCAGCATGAGCTTTCAACACCTCTTCGCACAACGCCTTCAGGTAGGCATCCCGGCCATCTTTTTTGCCAGCATTTTTTCCAAGAATGATGGGGAGCTTTTTCACGGCCTTGACGGAGTTGAGCCGCCTTTCCACCTCGGCCTGCTGCTGGTCATCCTCTTCAAGGCCCAGTGTTTTCAAGCCTTCCACATACGGCTTCAAGTCAACCGTATCCATCCACTTCTTGTTCAGCGTAGCGGAAACCCACAGCGAGCGGCTGTTTTTAGCCAGAGGAAAGCGCCGGCGAAAAGCTTCCAGCTGCGCGGAGGTGGAAAGTCCCGCCCCCATCAGTTGTACCTCGTCAAAGACCCACATGCTGTCGTTATGCAGCAAAGCAAATGGGACTGGCCACTGATAGCGGCTCATTCCGTATCCACGCATCAGGGCACGAGAAAGCAGCATGTCCTGTGTGCCAATCAGAATGAGGTCTTTTTCCGGGAAATAGGTCCATTGATCGTCGTTGGATCCCCCCATCAGAACATGGACCGACACCCTATCTCTTTCATAGGTCTGACCACAAATGTCCAGGTTACGCAGCCACGCCTGGATGTTCTCCTCTGCTTGCTCCACCAGTACGCGCATGGGTAAACACCATATCAACCGGCTTGGGGTGGAAGCGTCTCTGACCTCAGATCGCTT from Pseudacidobacterium ailaaui includes these protein-coding regions:
- the cas8g1 gene encoding type I-G CRISPR-associated protein Cas8g1/Csx17, which produces MNEIVLGGCSPTPLASYLKALGVLRLLSGKYPETKAAWRNESLWLRTPLTCEQMEQFFLHEYQPTPVMAPWNGGSGFYEKDNKYALNIILKSDDARLDTYRNCLGMVEEALTGMDRSASPKGEEKVFLLVQMRGLLPDEAIDWLDAAVFLTGDTPQYPPLLGTGGNDGRLDFTNNFMQRLVDVLCLDGKSAEAESRNWLRMSLFGEPAAGLINSKIGQFSPGQAGGPNATTGFKAEAVINPWDFVLMIEGALLFAAAAVRRHEDDPYGALSYPFTVTAVGAGFGGLGEGDKANARGELWMPLWSQYASYPEVRALLSEGRVVLGRKPARNALDFIRAIHHLGGYRGIRSFQRYAFLKRNGDAHLATPLTRVEVTDKPRTNLLDELDQNHWLEEFRKFAQSDEIAKRFHTLCHDLEDIFFKFSGKESTPAETQAILTLLGEIQSALASSSKARENVNPIPLLSKRWIQQANDHTPAFRIACALAGLRGTQEIRLPIMAQIFPVHPCSPRWKEDTEGDRKRGKDLYDGVRLCMGMAGSLPNQLRHLLERRLWLAEKLEMNDKPLQSASGATLEDVAAFLEDDSMDRKIAALLPGLSLCKVPEDDDRRSNGTVPAAFALLKLCFTPNSILRSLGVLQPDVHLPVPPGVLTQLASEHKPDRMVLAAWRRLRIAGMEPVFTQDALPALDGISAQRVAAALLIPLRYGAYGKLAGSVLKKIHDAAGNPAA
- the cas7g gene encoding type I-G CRISPR-associated RAMP protein Csb1/Cas7g, with amino-acid sequence MSLDLSTLNNAPRLLLEAKLQPLQGTRFQPTGFPEIGAAQYEGPDGTAMLLVESAQSMANRMEEVCWDKVADDWVQPLQGLSVIKVKDKDGKPLTNSVLEAHRINSPYILEGRDKTVFNRLKSELANMEEGLVDLRKLASILLKLDINALLHGVFLAKKELAGGRLRLPRALSGFIEASKVNTAASGGVKNDGVNPSGDTSKGFGNVPFARDEFVSSDIGAFFNLDLAQLRGYGFSQPVYELLVGLALFKIRGFLEEGLRLRTACDLECKSIEVKRPTGFELPSWDALKSALPGLIEKAKADAGFEVTTVIYSSAGKSNKDTSNSTSGTANASGDDQRE
- the cas3g gene encoding type I-G CRISPR-associated helicase/endonuclease Cas3g, with translation MDYRRFFSEATRLSSPFDYQARLAEQPWPDLLSVPTGMGKTAAVTLAWLWKRGWRSGKRSEVRDASTPSRLIWCLPMRVLVEQAEENIQAWLRNLDICGQTYERDRVSVHVLMGGSNDDQWTYFPEKDLILIGTQDMLLSRALMRGYGMSRYQWPVPFALLHNDSMWVFDEVQLMGAGLSTSAQLEAFRRRFPLAKNSRSLWVSATLNKKWMDTVDLKPYVEGLKTLGLEEDDQQQAEVERRLNSVKAVKKLPIILGKNAGKKDGRDAYLKALCEEVLKAHAEDSQTLVILNRVDRAQRLFCLLRKARPEQEDLLVHARFRAADRRKQNKRLSDSNSERNRIIVATQAIEAGVDITSKVLITELAPWSSLVQRFGRCNRYGEHNPEGAKIFWIDIEDDEEASRPYDSGQLVTARQYMEKLTSASPSDLRESDEDRPLTATLRQKDFLDLFNTDPDLSGFDVDVSDYIRDSDPPGVQVFWRDFEDNPNEPKPQGGPARDELCPISMGQAKDLQKRGAWYWDPLDDRWVKLDRWPRSGMVLLLRASDGGYIEEIGFDANSKDPVPPVNTADAELDAYSEDDLSRQKHPVALVDHLGHAADHIMQLCNALDETTHADALRRAALWHDVGKAHIVYKTRCGLADDDLPLAKSPRYNWRLEDERNRKVFRHELASALAWLAQHDGEQDADLIAYLIAAHHGKVRMSLRAMPTEDPAPDGRRFARGIWEGDELQALDFHGEHSNQIALRLALMELGEGEQGPSWTARTLGLLDDHGPFKLAWLETLVRLADWRASDEEENAVSQEGA